One stretch of Microplitis mediator isolate UGA2020A chromosome 9, iyMicMedi2.1, whole genome shotgun sequence DNA includes these proteins:
- the LOC130674944 gene encoding uncharacterized protein LOC130674944 gives MADYGNAITSSQESDDIEMVDSSIVQTPIGVVQDINARKIDLSDECRKRPYLDGKFFVPDLNQSTLNGTIVGICQICRTENNKTHSIKGSFHVPSNYSSHIKKVHRDKYDGYKKYVSAKRQKNSEEKKDLKTYCNFSQARFEENVVNYILETLIPFNTVECEAFRKIFDDMTIKKGRKELSHLSARTVKRRVKDTFNQNMELLKFMMNSAEYVCTTADVWTSKSRRFLGMTAHWIEKNTLERKSYAIACCRFPGTHSYDQVARKIGDIHSFFGLDKEKVIATVTDNGSNFGKAFRQFGVSFDDLSACEESRNTQESDSDDDNSTDENDYGEVEPFMSPNERQHEEILPHHILCASHTLNLVATTDALACIKSSKPLESAYTRMIERCNCLWKLTSSPKKYEQMKSILNQSLRRPVPTRWNSLYNSILQIFGLKQKLLVCNKELGVINPLDELDFRFMEEWLHCNQPIARAIDILQGDQLACYGYLLPSLISIKNKLIDCKELKMQFCLKLAVGLVKAIDVRFKKIFQVEEEGKMAAAAAASHPLFKLDWLESLSGAAQTNVFKAMKEAVNSVDSSPPPEVKTMVKNNDFFDFRNRSGSQEQRVLEPFGTTDPEVLFTKHTSESRTDLELLNLYPVVKDIFIKYNTIIPSSAPVERLFSYATMFNLPKYNRLSDDNFEMRILMRCNASISKKIHPKNSCTRKYSSRYRKNYPVETAAINFSIEGFLITISYFPFNLHGKICFLKLGISSLISE, from the exons ATGGCAGATTACGGTAACGCAATTACTTCGAGCCAAGAAAGTGATGACATTGAGATGGTTGATTCATCAATAGTTCAAACACCTATAGGTGTAGTTCAAGACATTAATGCGCGTAAAATTGATTTGTCTGATGAATGTAGGAAACGCCCTTATCTTGATGGAAAGTTTTTTGTGCCAGATCTCAATCAGTCAACATTAAATGGTACAATTGTCGGGATTTGTCAAATATGCCgaactgaaaataataaaactcataGCATTAAAGGATCATTCCATGTACCATCAAATTATAGTTCGCATattaag aaagttCATCGAGACAAGTATGatggatataaaaaatatgtttctGCAAAAAGGCAAAAAAATAGTGAAGAGAAGAAAGATTTAAAAACATATTGTAATTTCTCACAAGCACGATTCGAAGAAAATGTTGTTAACTACATACTCGAAACGTTAATTCCATTTAATACTGTAGAGTGTGAAGCTTTTCGTAAAATATTTgatg atatgacaataaaaaaaggtAGAAAAGAACTAAGTCATTTATCAGCTCGTACTGTAAAACGCAGAGTAAAAGACACATTCAATCAAAATATGgaacttttgaaatttatgatGAATAGTGCTGAATATGTCTGCACAACAGCTGATGTATGGACTAGCAAAAGTCGGCGGTTCTTAGGAATGACTGCACACTGG ATTGAGAAAAATACCTTAGAGCGTAAGTCATACGCAATTGCGTGTTGTCGATTTCCTGGAACCCACTCATATGATCAAGTAGCCAGAAAAATTGGTGATATACATTCATTTTTTGGATTAGATAAAGAAAAAGTAATTGCTACAGTGACTGATAATGGATCTAACTTTGGAAAAGCTTTTCGTCAATTCGGAGTTAGTTTTGATGACTTATCAGCCTGCG AAGAGAGTCGTAATACTCAAGAATCAGATTCCGATGATGATAATAGCACTGATGAAAATGATTACGGTGAAGTTGAACCATTTATGTCTCCGAACGAAAGACAGCATGAAGAAATTCTACCTCATCATATCCTTTGTGCTAGTCATACACTTAATCTGGTAGCTACTACTGATGCACTGGCTTGTATAAAATCATCCAAGCCGTTGGAGTCAGCGTATACCAGAATGATTGAGCGTTGCAATTGTTTATGGAAATTGACATCTTcaccaaaaaaatatgaacaaaTGAAATCTATTCTCAATCAGAGCCTTAGAAGACCTGTTCCTACACGCTGGAATTCCCTGTATAATTCTATCTTACAAATTTTCGGCTTAAAACAGAAGCTGTTGGTCTGCAATAAAGAGTTAGGTGTCATAAATCCTCTCGATGAGCTTGATTTCag ATTTATGGAAGAATGGCTCCACTGTAATCAGCCGATAGCTCGTGCCATTGATATTTTACAGGGCGATCAATTAGCTTGCTACGGATATTTGCTTCCCTCACTAatatctattaaaaataaattaatagattgtaaagaattaaaaatgcaATTCTGTCTTAAACTGGCTGTGGGGTTAGTAAAAGCTATTGACGTCCGATTCAAGAAGATTTTTCAAGTTGAAGAGGAAGGAAAAATGGCTGCAGCAGCTGCAGCTTCTCatccattatttaaattggatTGGCTTGAGTCATTAAGTGGTGCAGCTCAAACAAATGTTTTTAAGGCAATGAAAGAAGCTGTGAATTCTGTAGACTCAAGCCCGCCACCTGAAGTCAAAACTATGGTCAagaataatgatttttttgactttagaAATCGTTCTGGTTCACAGGAACAGCGGGTATTAGAACCATTTGGAACCACAGATCCAGAAGTTCTATTTACAAAGCATACCAGCGAAAGCCGAACCGATTTAGAATTACTTAACTTATACCCGGTAgtaaaagatatttttattaaatataatacaatTATACCCTCGTCAGCACCTGTTGAACGGTTATTCAGTTATGCTACAATGTTTAATTTACCAAAATACAATAGGTTAAGTGACGATAACTTTGAAATGAGAATACTGATGAGATGCAATGCaagcatttcaaaaaaaatacacccGAAAAATAGCTGCACCCGAAAATATAGTTCACGATACCGAAAAAATTATCCTGTTGAAACGGCAGCTATTAATTTTAGTATTGAGGGGTTCCTCATCACGATTTCCTACTTCCCATTTAATTTACATgggaaaatttgttttttaaagttaggAATTTCATCACTCATTAGTGAATAG
- the LOC130674139 gene encoding uncharacterized protein LOC130674139, whose product MTPQQRTQLVIQARLCPNCLGHHRVESCNSQFTCRVCQEQHHSMIHPGIPATPARTLDTHSHSPTTSSPHSNNTLAHTQAQHTHDRSTRTHHSPTQNSTTGCTQTHHYATLLATCQVYGVTKLSTHPIRILLDTGSEISFVSDSLVRMLNIFRARSHLTILGIGAAKAGHTRGCATLTLRSCHSNQSLTIKAHILSGLTAQLPSDQVLDTDLAQYSHLTLADPEFGTPGPTDVILGADYYGQVITGEIIKCKSPGLLAQNTIFGWIIIGPIQARLNKPLRIHHAVSNHHDQDLQDLLTRFWLQEEVSPTQLRSLTPEEEACEAHFRDTHTRDSSGRYIVRLPLITDPQQLGNSYTAARRCLQHLMRRLDHDARLKTLYMNFMAEYLELKHMVPAASSTSSIQCFLPHHGVLKEDNNNFKIRVVFNGSKPTSSGLSLNDIMHTGPKLLGYIFDVLISSRQHRFIFITDVTKMYRQILVHEKDQGLQQILWFDKEGNIIPFKLTTVTYGTKSAPFLAVRALLQLVEDEGHRFPLAIDPLTKGRYVDDISGGADDLESLQAVANDIEGLCKASGFPLAKWASNHRELLQLNRAEAITKYKIEDPEVSTKVLGMYWSSNKDQFSFKHSPPCSTQPCTKRAILSEIAQIFDPLGFLSILIIQAKMFMQELWLVKLGWDTPLSAELRQKWISFKTQLDMIHIVKIPRWIHSSTNSALEIHGFSDASQLAMAAAVFIKVLPTARTQRAKVTLLCSKTKVAPLKPLTIPRLELTAAHMLAKLVKHCQTTLNYSHVPTYLWTDSSITLTWIHSHPSRWKDFVRNRVSFIQELIPDGHWKFVPGTDNPADCATRGLTTSQLKTHQLWWSGPSWLLEDSPSWPTSPIHKDADTHLEERPVKSLYVSAQPLNSSWTLMKRPIPLLRMLRVTAICGRVRDIIKRIPHSTLARPLTSTEINRALQFCIKETQRIHFYSELQLLEKQASWPKDHPFARLLAYQDTDGIIRVGGRLENAPNSDQQKHPAILPRDAALTRLVISDAHQRTMHGGTQLTLAHTRLRYWIIGGRQPVRSHILKCLVCARHRGVRAQQLMGQLPTQRVTPAPPFSHTGVDYAGPVSIKSWKGRGSRIYKGWICVFVCLTTSAVHVDLVSDYSSSGFIAALRRFIHRRGICTALYSDCGTTFQGAYSELKRLFTQGTQESHALLNWATVHQITWHFNPPAAPHMGGKWEAAVKSVKHHLTRTLGESAFTFEELTTLLTQVEGILNSRPSEALSDDPQDPSSLTPGHFLIGRPIVAIPEPSLMDTEVSRLSRWQFIQQRVQHFWNHWSTSYIQRHLARTKWHHARNDIKLGSLVLLTDERTPPTRWPLAKVTALHPGKDNLTRVVTIQTATGTFTRPIAKLALLPLAPEPDA is encoded by the exons ATGACTCCACAACAACGAACTCAGCTGGTGATCCAAGCCAGATTATGCCCGAACTGTCTTGGACACCACCGAGTCGAGTCTTGCAACTCGCAATTTACGTGCAGAGTGTGTCAGGAACAGCACCACTCTATGATTCATCCAGGAATCCCTGCAACTCCAGCTCGAA CACTCGACACGCACTCGCACTCGCCTACTACAAGCTCACCGCACTCAAACAACACTCTTGCCCACACTCAAGCTCAACATACTCATGATCGCAGCACTCGTACTCATCACTCGCCCACTCAGAACTCAACAACTGGTTGTACTCAAACTCATCATTACGCTACGTTACTAGCGACTTGTCAAGTCTACGGAGTGACCAAGTTAAGTACTCATCCAATACGCATTCTCTTAGATACCGGTTCTGAGATATCCTTTGTTTCAGATTCATTGGTAAGAatgctcaatatttttcgtGCTCGATCACACCTTACTATCCTAGGGATCGGTGCAGCCAAGGCTGGCCATACCAGAGGGTGTGCAACTCTCACTCTGCGCTCATGCCACTCGAATCAATCACTCACGATCAAGGCACATATTCTCAGTGGTTTAACTGCTCAATTACCATCTGACCAAGTCCTAGATACTGACTTGGCACAGTACTCGCATCTCACGCTCGCAGATCCAGAGTTTGGAACCCCAGGTCCAACGGATGTCATCCTTGGAGCTGATTACTACGGCCAGGTCATCACTGGCGAGATCATCAAGTGCAAATCTCCTGGATTACTCGCTCAAAACACCATCTTTGGCTGGATTATCATTGGTCCAATCCAAGCTCGGCTCAACAAACCACTGAGAATTCATCATGCTGTCTCCAATCATCATGATCAAGATCTTCAAGACTTACTAACTCGATTCTGGCTCCAAGAAGAGGTCAGTCCAACTCAACTACGCTCATTAACTCCCGAAGAAGAGGCTTGTGAAGCTCACTTCCGGGACACTCACACTCGAGACAGTTCTGGCAGATACATCGTCAGACTGCCATTGATAACAGACCCGCAACAGCTGGGGAACTCATACACAGCAGCTCGTCGCTGCTTACAACACCTCATGCGACGTCTTGATCATGATGCTCGGCTCAAAACACTCTACATGAATTTCATGGCAGAATATCTCGAACTCAAGCATATGGTGCCTGCGGCATCATCTACATCATCAATTCAATGCTTCCTACCCCACCATGGGGTACTGAAAGAAGACAACAACAACTTCAAGATCCGTGTGGTCTTCAACGGCTCAAAACCAACCAGTTCAGGACTCTCACTCAACGACATCATGCATACCGGGCCAAAATTACTCGGTTACATCTTCGACGTACTTATCAGCTCGCGACAACACCGGTTCATCTTTATCACAGATGTTACCAAAATGTATCGACAGATTTTGGTCCACGAAAAGGACCAAGGTCTGCAACAAATACTCTGGTTTGATAAGGAAGGAAACATCATCCCCTTCAAACTTACTACAGTTACTTATGGGACGAAATCAGCTCCATTTCTTGCTGTTCGAGCCCTGCTCCAATTGGTCGAAGATGAAGGACATAGATTCCCACTCGCAATCGATCCACTCACTAAAGGTCGGTATGTCGACGACATTTCCGGAGGCGCAGATGATCTCGAGTCATTGCAAGCAGTTGCAAATGATATTGAGGGTCTGTGCAAGGCGAGCGGATTCCCACTCGCCAAATGGGCAAGCAATCATCGCGAACTACTTCAGCTCAATCGTGCGGAAGCGAttacaaaatacaaaatagaGGATCCAGAAGTCAGCACCAAAGTTCTTGGGATGTACTGGTCTTCAAACAAGGATCAATTCTCTTTCAAACACTCGCCACCATGCTCAACTCAACCATGCACCAAGCGTGCAATTCTATCAGAGATTGCTCAGATCTTTGATCCACTGGGATTCCTATCAATACTCATAATTCAAGCCAAAATGTTCATGCAGGAACTTTGGCTTGTAAAACTCGGCTGGGACACTCCATTGTCTGCAGAATTACGACAGAAATGGATTTCATTCAAAACTCAACTCGATATGATTCATATCGTCAAGATTCCCAGATGGATCCACTCGTCCACGAACTCGGCTCTAGAAATCCATGGATTCTCCGATGCCTCGCAATTGGCGATGGCTGCGGCAGTATTTATCAAGGTCCTACCAACAGCTCGAACTCAGAGAGCAAAGGTCACGCTGCTTTGCTCTAAAACCAAGGTGGCACCGTTGAAACCCCTAACGATTCCACGCTTGGAACTCACCGCGGCTCACATGTTGGCAAAACTCGTCAAACACTGCCAGACTACTCTCAACTACTCGCATGTGCCAACATATCTTTGGACCGATTCATCAATCACGCTCACGTGGATACACTCGCACCCGTCTCGCTGGAAAGACTTTGTCAGGAATAGGGTGTCATTTATTCAAGAACTCATTCCAGATGGCCACTGGAAGTTTGTCCCTGGCACTGACAATCCAGCAGATTGTGCAACTCGAGGCTTGACAACCAGTCAGCTTAAAACTCATCAACTATGGTGGTCTGGCCCATCATGGTTGCTCGAAGACTCGCCGTCCTGGCCAACCAGTCCCATTCATAAAGATGCAGATACTCACCTGGAAGAACGTCCAGTCAAATCACTCTATGTTTCGGCTCAACCACTCAACTCGTCTTGGACGCTAATGAAACGTCCAATCCCACTATTGCGTATGCTCAGAGTTACAGCAATCTGTGGGAGGGTACGCGATATAATCAAACGCATACCACACTCGACTCTCGCTCGTCCACTCACATCAACTGAAATCAACCGCGCACTCCAGTTCTGCATCAAGGAAACTCAACGTATTCATTTCTACTCTGAACTCCAATTACTCGAAAAACAGGCATCATGGCCAAAGGATCACCCATTTGCTCGGTTGTTGGCCTATCAAGACACCGATGGCATCATCCGAGTAGGGGGGAGATTGGAAAATGCTCCAAACTCAGATCAACAGAAGCATCCTGCAATTCTACCTCGTGATGCTGCTCTAACTCGACTCGTCATCTCTGATGCCCATCAGCGTACCATGCATGGTGGTACTCAACTAACACTCGCTCATACTCGACTCCGATACTGGATCATTGGTGGACGTCAACCAGTACGTTCACACATACTCAAATGTCTCGTCTGTGCTCGTCATCGAGGTGTTCGGGCTCAGCAATTAATGGGACAACTCCCAACTCAACGTGTCACCCCAGCGCCACCATTTTCTCACACTGGAGTCGATTACGCTGGTCCAGTATCAATCAAATCATGGAAAGGTCGAGGATCCAGGATATACAAGGGCTGGATCTGTGTGTTTGTCTGTCTGACCACATCAGCAGTTCACGTCGACCTTGTCAGCGACTACTCTTCATCAGGATTTATAGCAGCTCTCCGACGGTTCATTCACCGTCGAGGGATATGTACAGCACTCTACAGCGACTGTGGAACGACATTCCAAGGCGCGTACTCAGAACTCAAGCGGCTCTTCACTCAAGGCACTCAAGAATCTCATGCTCTACTCAATTGGGCCACTGTGCATCAAATCACATGGCATTTCAATCCTCCTGCTGCTCCCCATATGGGTGGTAAATGGGAAGCCGCAGTGAAATCGGTGAAACATCACCTGACTCGCACACTCGGAGAATCAGCCTTCACGTTTGAAGAACTTACGACTCTTTTAACGCAAGTGGAGGGGATTTTGAACTCGAGACCATCGGAGGCTCTATCCGACGATCCTCAGGATCCTTCATCGCTCACTCCAGGTCATTTTCTCATTGGGAGACCAATCGTTGCGATCCCTGAACCTTCACTCATGGATACAGAAGTATCGAGACTCTCTCGCTGGCAGTTCATTCAGCAACGTGTCCAGCATTTTTGGAATCACTGGTCCACCAGCTATATTCAACGTCATCTGGCTCGAACCAAGTGGCATCATGCTCGCAATGACATCAAACTCGGCTCACTAGTCCTTCTCACTGATGAACGAACTCCACCAACTCGATGGCCACTCGCGAAAGTGACTGCACTCCATCCAGGGAAGGACAACCTCACTCGAGTGGTAACCATTCAAACAGCCACTGGTACCTTCACTCGTCCAATTGCCAAGCTCGCACTTTTACCACTTGCTCCAGAACCAGATGCCTAA
- the LOC130674140 gene encoding ATP-dependent DNA helicase PIF1-like, giving the protein MRQKIDKIYGELLSRVRVGSMTVDDIKLLEQRKITIDSSLSYHDRLHEVCNYIEKLPLDTVCLVPTCKQCDLMNSVMTNKISSEEIILKANDYIDCPKSLKKKACDTLIKIKEDASRSAGLAGTIVIKIGAKVMLRRNIDVTLGLVNGAIGTVISISKSIDGSKIQGVNIDFGSGKVNTIERAKVKFQLLERAFVIREQFPLCLSYAVTIHKSQGLSLKNAIIEAGNSIFNVGQIYVALSRVTELGGLHLINFDPHSVKANLLAIEEFNRLRKIYRSDLPPIPVSSRRWHKVWDLI; this is encoded by the coding sequence ATGCgacaaaaaattgataaaatttacggTGAATTACTCTCTAGAGTGCGAGTTGGCTCAATGACAGTTGACGATATCAAATTATTagaacaaagaaaaattacaattgattcTTCGTTGTCATACCATGATAGATTGCACGAAGTATgtaattatattgaaaaattaccgTTAGATACAGTTTGCTTGGTACCCACTTGTAAACAGTGTGATTTAATGAATTCTGTAATGaccaataaaatttcttcTGAAGAAATTATACTTAAGGCTAACGATTATATCGATTGTCCTAAATCACTAAAAAAGAAAGCATGCGACactttgattaaaataaaagaagatgCTAGTCGATCGGCTGGACTTGCTGgaacaattgtaattaaaattggtGCAAAAGTTATGCTTCGACGAAATATTGACGTCACGCTTGGTCTAGTTAATGGTGCCATTGGTACTGTTATATCAATCTCAAAATCCATAGATGGCAGTAAAATACAAGGTGTTAATATAGATTTCGGTTCAGGTAAAGTAAACACTATTGAGAGGgcaaaagttaaatttcaattactgGAAAGAGCTTTTGTCATAAGAGAACAGTTTCCATTGTGCTTAAGTTATGCAGTTACTATCCATAAGAGTCAAGGTTTAAGCCTCAAAAATGCTATTATTGAAGCAGGCAATAGTATTTTCAATGTTGGTCAAATATATGTAGCTCTTTCTCGGGTTACAGAACTTGGAGGATTACATTTAATCAATTTCGATCCTCATTCAGTTAAAGCTAACCTTTTAGCAATCGAAGAATTCAATCGcttacgaaaaatttatagatctGACCTTCCTCCCATTCCAGTTTCTAGTAGACGTTGGCATAAAGTTTGGGATTTAATTTAG